In the genome of Rhodoferax fermentans, one region contains:
- a CDS encoding glycosyltransferase family 25 protein: protein MVPVFVVSLKTASDRRAALKSHLDDLGIQFEWIDAIRGDALSPQYRQEVNPTGNMSPGQLGCYLSHIHIYERIIEQALPVALVLEDDTVLHPSVKNLVATGCQHLEFDYCFLGSDDRGDAGFVFYNAATPAPLSKAHLSYPLSSGPFCTHAYLITLEGAKKRLACAYPARSAIDHYHHLPYTPRLMAVVPMLAFVNELSAVQSMSSLNWSGLQTMARKYWWYYPLRDVLKLKGLKKWLACRHTRFPHPGQWRPFESAFRVVRTRWLKEHTDAS, encoded by the coding sequence GTGGTTCCCGTCTTTGTTGTCAGTTTAAAAACCGCCTCCGATCGGCGAGCTGCCCTCAAGTCGCATCTGGATGATTTGGGCATCCAGTTCGAATGGATCGACGCCATCAGGGGCGATGCGCTCAGCCCCCAGTACCGTCAAGAGGTCAACCCAACGGGGAACATGTCGCCCGGGCAACTCGGCTGCTACCTGTCGCATATCCACATCTATGAACGCATCATTGAACAGGCGCTGCCAGTGGCACTGGTTCTGGAAGATGACACGGTTTTGCATCCCAGCGTGAAAAACCTTGTGGCAACGGGTTGCCAACATCTGGAGTTTGACTATTGTTTTTTGGGCAGCGACGACCGGGGTGATGCCGGTTTTGTTTTCTACAACGCGGCGACACCGGCCCCCCTGAGTAAGGCACACCTGAGTTACCCGCTCTCCTCTGGGCCTTTTTGCACCCATGCCTACCTCATCACGCTCGAAGGTGCCAAGAAAAGGTTGGCATGTGCGTATCCCGCGCGCAGTGCCATCGACCACTACCACCATTTGCCATACACCCCCCGATTGATGGCGGTGGTGCCCATGCTGGCATTTGTCAATGAACTGAGTGCCGTGCAATCCATGTCGTCGCTGAACTGGTCGGGGCTGCAGACCATGGCCCGCAAGTATTGGTGGTACTACCCGTTACGTGATGTGCTGAAGTTGAAGGGATTGAAAAAGTGGCTGGCATGCCGGCACACCAGGTTTCCGCATCCGGGCCAATGGAGACCGTTTGAGTCGGCCTTCAGGGTGGTCCGAACTCGTTGGTTAAAGGAGCACACAGATGCATCTTGA
- a CDS encoding oligosaccharide flippase family protein, translating to MTPKSQANPKRALISGAFWTVSTRWMLKGLGFVSTLIVARLLLPSDYGIVAMATLAAGLIQAMLDFGASTALLRKGAVSQAEIDSAWTLRLLEGCAVGLLLLGVAHPSALYFKEPRVEAVMWVLAACMVISSASNIGFTLAQKEFNFSLQFRHNLICKSIGVVATIAAAFLLRDYRALVIGVVTGYVSGCIMSYVMHPYRPRWNTTQIGEIWAVTKWLMLAGLGGFLLRKSDELIAARIGTTGEYGLYNVGADLGQLPTGELGPAMLRAFLPVLSSIQDDLARTNQAVIKTLSAVNTITLPVGLGFAAVATPATVLLLGAQWVEAAPFVALFALTGVVQFTASPLSTLLTLRGHTRLQNHIVWAEFAVFVLCSLVLVPQLHLPGLVWARIAASGVNAMVTALCASLYCQLALSAMVKVLLRPTLGAVSMYLLVSLVMPWVPGSAWSLVISITLGALAYTSWTLLTWFAAGRPEGLESTVYDFLVSGKRA from the coding sequence ATGACACCCAAATCACAAGCTAACCCCAAGCGGGCCCTGATATCAGGGGCTTTCTGGACGGTAAGCACCCGCTGGATGCTCAAGGGGCTGGGCTTTGTCAGTACCCTGATCGTTGCGCGTTTGTTGCTTCCCTCAGACTACGGCATTGTGGCCATGGCCACCCTGGCGGCCGGCCTGATCCAGGCCATGCTGGACTTTGGAGCCTCTACCGCGCTGCTGCGCAAAGGGGCGGTCAGCCAGGCGGAGATCGATTCAGCCTGGACCTTGCGCCTGTTGGAAGGTTGTGCCGTCGGCCTGCTTCTGCTTGGCGTGGCCCATCCCAGCGCCTTGTATTTCAAAGAACCCCGCGTTGAAGCGGTGATGTGGGTGCTGGCAGCCTGCATGGTCATCAGCAGTGCATCCAACATCGGCTTTACGCTGGCGCAAAAGGAGTTCAACTTTTCGCTGCAGTTCCGCCACAACCTGATCTGCAAGTCCATCGGTGTCGTCGCCACCATAGCTGCGGCGTTCCTGTTGCGTGACTACCGGGCCCTGGTCATTGGTGTGGTGACCGGATATGTCAGTGGCTGCATCATGAGCTACGTCATGCATCCCTACCGCCCCCGCTGGAACACGACCCAGATTGGCGAGATCTGGGCCGTGACCAAATGGCTCATGTTGGCCGGGTTGGGCGGGTTCCTTTTGCGTAAAAGCGACGAACTGATTGCCGCACGCATCGGCACCACAGGTGAATATGGTCTCTACAACGTGGGGGCAGACCTGGGCCAATTGCCTACCGGAGAACTGGGGCCAGCCATGCTGCGGGCGTTTTTGCCGGTTTTGTCCTCCATTCAGGACGACCTGGCCCGCACCAACCAGGCGGTGATCAAGACCCTGTCTGCTGTCAACACCATCACCCTGCCGGTGGGTCTGGGTTTTGCGGCGGTCGCGACTCCGGCGACTGTGCTGTTGCTAGGTGCCCAGTGGGTGGAAGCGGCTCCCTTTGTTGCCCTGTTTGCACTGACTGGCGTCGTTCAATTTACAGCGTCACCCCTCTCAACCCTGCTGACGCTGCGAGGACACACACGCCTGCAAAACCACATTGTTTGGGCTGAGTTTGCTGTGTTTGTGCTGTGCAGCCTGGTTTTGGTGCCGCAACTCCATCTGCCTGGCTTGGTTTGGGCACGTATTGCAGCCAGCGGTGTCAATGCCATGGTCACGGCACTGTGCGCCAGCTTGTATTGCCAGCTTGCACTCAGTGCCATGGTCAAGGTGCTGCTGCGTCCAACCCTAGGTGCTGTCAGCATGTATCTTCTGGTCAGCCTGGTGATGCCATGGGTGCCTGGCAGTGCCTGGAGTCTGGTGATCAGCATCACGCTGGGCGCCCTGGCCTACACAAGCTGGACCCTTCTCACCTGGTTTGCCGCAGGCAGGCCAGAGGGGCTGGAATCAACCGTCTACGATTTTTTGGTATCTGGCAAACGCGCCTGA
- a CDS encoding XrtA/PEP-CTERM system amidotransferase yields the protein MCGIAGLFDTHSKRDFAPKLMERINNVQAHRGPDELGLHLEPGLAFGHRRLSVIDLSTGQQPLFNEDHSVAIVFNGEIYNYQALTTELKALGHVFRTRSDTEVIIHAWEAWGEACVQRLRGMFAFALWDRNQQTLFLARDRLGVKPMFYALLSDGSFIFGSELKVITAHPDFVRNIDPLAVEEYFALGYVADPRCIYTGAHKLAPAHTLTLRHGQGLPEPKPYWDVSFSLDNRISGEDAVHELRARLDESIRLRLMAEVPLGAFLSGGVDSSAVVATMASVSSTPVRTCAIGFDDPKFNESAFAQQVAERYHTDHHLEIVKSDDFDLIDTLARLYDEPFADSSAIPTYRVCQLARKHVTVALSGDGGDESFGGYRRYRLHAAEERARNLVPLGLRQPLFGTLGHLFPKLDWAPRMFRAKTTFQALALDSTQAYLHSVSVLRSDERESLYSSGFKRILAGYRAQEVFKHHAAKANTTDPLALVQYLDYKTWLVGDINTKVDRASMAHSLEVREPLMDHELIEWLATLPSELKIKGQEGKWLLKKAFEPSLPNDVLYRPKMGFSVPLAKWLRGPLRERLQQAVLGPQLEATGYFNQETLQTMVRQHLSGQRDHSAPLWTLLMFDAFLRQAAERPEAL from the coding sequence ATGTGTGGCATCGCCGGACTTTTTGACACGCACAGCAAACGCGACTTTGCGCCCAAGCTGATGGAGCGCATCAACAACGTGCAGGCGCACCGCGGCCCGGACGAACTCGGCCTGCACCTGGAGCCCGGTCTGGCCTTTGGTCACCGGCGCCTGTCGGTGATCGACCTCTCCACCGGGCAACAACCGCTGTTCAACGAAGACCACAGCGTGGCCATAGTGTTCAACGGCGAAATCTACAACTACCAGGCGCTGACCACCGAACTGAAGGCGCTGGGCCACGTGTTTCGCACCCGCAGCGACACCGAGGTGATCATCCACGCCTGGGAGGCCTGGGGCGAAGCCTGTGTGCAACGCCTGCGTGGCATGTTTGCCTTCGCTCTGTGGGACCGCAACCAGCAAACCCTGTTCCTAGCACGTGACCGCCTGGGCGTCAAACCGATGTTCTACGCGCTGCTCAGCGACGGCAGTTTCATTTTTGGCTCCGAGCTGAAGGTCATCACCGCGCATCCAGACTTTGTCCGCAACATCGACCCGCTGGCGGTGGAGGAGTACTTTGCCCTGGGTTATGTGGCCGACCCACGCTGCATCTACACCGGTGCCCACAAACTGGCTCCGGCGCACACGCTCACCCTGCGCCATGGCCAGGGTCTGCCTGAGCCCAAACCGTATTGGGATGTGAGCTTCTCACTCGACAACCGTATCAGTGGTGAAGACGCTGTGCACGAGTTGCGCGCGCGGCTCGACGAATCGATCCGGCTACGCCTGATGGCCGAGGTGCCGCTGGGCGCCTTCCTGTCCGGCGGCGTCGACTCCAGCGCGGTGGTGGCCACCATGGCCAGTGTCTCAAGTACCCCCGTGCGCACCTGCGCCATCGGTTTTGACGACCCCAAGTTCAACGAATCCGCCTTTGCCCAGCAAGTGGCCGAGCGTTACCACACCGACCACCACCTGGAAATTGTCAAAAGTGACGACTTCGACCTGATCGACACCTTGGCCAGGCTGTACGACGAACCCTTTGCCGACAGCTCCGCCATCCCGACCTACCGCGTTTGCCAGCTGGCGCGTAAACATGTGACTGTGGCGCTTTCCGGCGATGGGGGCGACGAGAGTTTTGGCGGCTACCGGCGCTACCGCCTGCACGCCGCCGAGGAACGTGCCCGCAACCTGGTGCCTCTGGGCCTGCGCCAGCCGCTGTTTGGCACCCTGGGTCACCTGTTCCCAAAGCTGGACTGGGCACCGCGCATGTTCCGCGCCAAAACCACCTTCCAGGCGCTGGCGCTGGATTCCACCCAGGCCTACTTGCACAGCGTCTCGGTGCTACGTTCTGATGAGCGTGAATCCCTTTATTCATCAGGGTTCAAGCGCATTTTGGCTGGATACCGGGCGCAGGAGGTGTTCAAACACCACGCGGCGAAGGCCAACACCACCGACCCGCTGGCGCTGGTGCAGTACTTGGACTACAAAACCTGGCTGGTCGGTGACATCAACACCAAGGTGGACCGCGCCAGCATGGCGCACTCGCTTGAAGTGCGTGAACCGCTGATGGACCACGAGCTCATTGAATGGCTGGCCACCCTGCCCAGCGAGCTCAAGATCAAGGGACAAGAAGGCAAATGGTTGCTGAAAAAGGCCTTTGAGCCCAGCCTGCCCAACGATGTGTTGTACCGACCCAAGATGGGGTTTTCGGTGCCCTTGGCCAAATGGTTGCGCGGCCCGCTGCGCGAGCGCCTGCAGCAGGCGGTGCTGGGCCCACAACTGGAAGCCACCGGCTACTTCAATCAAGAGACTCTGCAGACCATGGTCCGCCAGCACCTGAGCGGCCAGCGCGACCATTCAGCACCGCTGTGGACCTTGCTGATGTTTGATGCGTTTTTGCGGCAGGCAGCAGAGCGACCGGAGGCTTTGTAG